Genomic segment of Agrobacterium larrymoorei:
CCGTGCGGCGTTCGGAGTGGCCAACGATGACGTGGGTGCCAAAGCAATCCGCGATCATTTCAGCCGAGATATCGCCGGTATGCGCGCCAGATGCGTTCTGGTGGCAATCCTGCGCGCCGATCTTCAGCGGGCTGTCTTCGCAAAGAGCCGTCGCAACATAAAGCAGCGTCGAGGGCGGGCAGATCAGCGTTTCCACCTTGTCCGCAAGCGGTCCCTTCACCCCTTCGGCCATCGCCTTGATCTGATCAAGCGAGGCGCGCGTTCCGTTCATCTTCCAGTTTCCAGCGACGAGCGGGCGTACATCAGGGGTCATCTGCTATTCCATTCCTCTTGGCGTGTAAAAGTGCCTGTCACGGCAGTTCATGCATGTCATAATAGACAGCGAAATGAATTGGTACTTAAAAGCAAGGTTTTGGTTCAAAACTTTGGTTAAATTCGCGTCATTTCGCTGAGTTTCGGTAAGAGCGAAGCAAGTTTATTGCTCAGCGAGACAAAATCCAGTTCAAAGCCGCCCGCCAGTCCGTCATGCGAACCGGCGTTCCGTGGGTGCCGGTCTCATAGAGCGTAAAGCGCGTGGGCACTCCCGCCTTCAGCAGTCCTCGAAACATCGCCGCCTGCTGATCCGCCGAATACACCTTGTCCACACTGCCATGGGTGAACCACACCGGCTTTTTCGCCTTGATGAAAGCGCTCTTCGGAAAATCCGGATCGACCGCACCGCCAAGGATCGCCATGCCCTTGAGGTTGGCGACGGCCTGCGCATCGCGGCTGATGCCATAGCAGATAAAGCTGCCCATGGAGGCGCAGGTGAGAATGACGGGACGCCCGCCGGATTTCGCCTTCGCATCGGCGATCAGCGCGGCAACATCCGCCACGCCGTTCCGGTCGAAACTGCGCACGCTCGGCGCATAGTAGGTGCCGCCATTGTTGACGGCGAGGTTCTTTAGCCGGTTGAAATTGCCGCCGAAGGTGTAGTCATTCACACCAAGCCTGCGGTCCCCACCCCGGCCATGAATAAAAATGACGGTGAAAGCCTGACCGGATGCAGCGCCGACGCGCGCCACCTCGATCGCCCTGCCCTCGGCTGAAATCGTCTCCATGGCCTGAAATTTCTTCGACGCTAGATCGACATATCCCCGTTTCACGCGCCGCTCTGGTGTCTCGTCGCGACCATTGATGTCGCGCATTTCCTGGTAATCGATGACCTGCGAAGCACCGCCATCACCAGTGGAAAGCACGGTTTGACTGGAAAACAGATCGTCCTTGAATGGCTTCAACGGGCCGCCTGCGCTTTGCGCGGAGGCGGGCAGCGTTGCAACAGAGAGACAGAAAAGAGTACAAAAGGTGAAGATAGCTGTGGACATGCCTTGAGGAACCGTTTCATTTGCGCCACAAGTCTTGCCATCCGGGCCGCTGCGACGCAATCCTTGAAGGTAAAGCGTAAGCCGATTATGCCTGCTCGAGTAAGCTGACACCTGTACCGGCGTCCCATCATGCCTGCTCGCATGGACAAAATCTGGGCGATAATCTGATTGAACTGGACACAATGGACGATAGCAACGATCTTTTCTCTGGCATTCCCGCAGCTGCCCGCGCTGAAGCGGAGCCACGAGAAGCCGCACCCGCTGCCAAGCCCGCAGCGCCAGCCGCAAATGTGAACGCGCAGCCAAAACCGGCTCCCGCGCCTGTTGCTGCGTCCGGTGAAGAATATGGCGCGTCCTCCATTCGCGTTCTCGAAGGGCTGGAGCCGGTGCGCATGCGTCCCGGCATGTATATTGGCGGCACGGATGAGAAGGCGCTGCACCACCTCTTTGCCGAAGTCATCGATAACTCCATGGACGAGGCCGTTGCGGGCCACGCCAACTTCATCGAAGTGCATCTGGATACCGAAGGCTTCCTGACGGTGAGCGATAACGGGCGCGGTATTCCTGTGGAAAACCACCCCCAGGTGCCGGGCAAATCCACGCTCGAAGTCATCATGACCAAGCTGCATGCGGGCGGCAAGTTCGATGGCAAGGCGTATGAGACATCGGGCGGTCTGCACGGCGTCGGGGTGTCGGTCGTCAACGCGCTTTCGGATGTTCTGGAAGTGGAAGTTGCTCGTAACCGCAAGCTTTACCGCCAGCGCTTCTCTCGCGGCATTCCGCAAGGACCGCTGGAAGAACTAGGCGATGTGCACAATCGCCGCGGAACGCGCGTGCGCTTCCACCCGGATGCACAGATTTTCGGTGAGCACGCCAAGTTCGAAGCCGCGCGCATTTTCCGCATGGCGCGCTCGAAAGCCTATCTCTTCGGCGGCGTTGAAATTCGCTGGAGCTGCGATCCCGGCGTCGTGCCTGCTGGTGGAGAAATCCCTGAAAAGGCGGTGTTCCACTTCCCCGGCGGCCTGAAGGACTATCTGTCGGCCACGCTCGGCAAGGATTTCACCGTCACCCGCGAAATCTTCTCTGGTCGCACCGAAAAGACCGGTGGACACGGTGCGCTGGAATGGGCGGTGACGTGGTATGGCGGCGATGCCCAGCTGCATTCCTATTGTAATACCATCCCGACCCCCGAAGGCGGCACGCATGAGGCCGGTCTGCGTATTGCGCTGACCAAGGGTTTGAAAAATTACGCCGAGTTGACTCAGAACAAGCGCGCCCGGGAGATTACCACGGACGACGTGATGATTTCGGCGGTCGGCATGCTGTCCGTCTTCATTCGCGAGCCGGAATTCGTCGGCCAGACCAAGGACAAGCTGGCAACCGTCGAGGCTCAGCGCATCGTTGAGAACGCGCTTCGCGATCCGTTCGATCATTATCTTGCAGGCAATCCCAATGAAGCGGCCAAGCTTCTGGATTGGGTTATCGAGCGCTGCGAGGAACGCCTTCGCCGCCGCAAGGAAAAGGAAGTCAACCGCAAGACTGCCGTTCGCAAGCTACGCCTTCCCGGCAAGCTGGCGGATTGTTCTCAGAACACGGCTGAGGGTGCCGAGCTTTTCATCGTCGAGGGTGATTCGGCTGGTGGTTCCGCCAAGCAGGCGCGCAACCGCGCCAATCAGGCCATCCTGCCGCTACGCGGTAAAATCCTGAACGTCGGCAGTGCCAGCCGCGAAAAGCTTTCCGCCAACCAGCAGATCGCGGATCTCATTCAGGCGCTCGGCTGCGGCACGCGCACGAAATATCGTGACGAAGACCTGCGTTACGAACGCATCATCATCATGACCGATGCCGACGTGGACGGCGCGCATATCGCATCGCTGCTCATCACCTTCTTCTATCAGGAAATGCCCGAACTCATCCGCGGTAGCCACCTCTATCTGGCCGTCCCGCCGCTCTACAAGATCACTCAGGGATCGAAATCCGCCTATGCGCGTGACGATGCGCACCGAGCTGAACTAATGGAGAGCGAGTTCAAGGGTCGCGGTAAGATCGAAATCAGTCGCTTCAAAGGCCTTGGCGAAATGCTGCCTGCGCAGCTGAAGGAAACCACCATGGAGCCATCCAAGCGCACGCTGCTGCGCGTGGAAATCGATGACGTGGATTTCGAAGGAACGCGTGAGGCCGTTGATAACCTGATGGGCACGAAGGCCGATGCCCGCTTCCGCTTTATTCAGGACCGCGCGGCCTTTGCTGAAAATCTCGATATCTGATCTTTTCCGATCCCAAGCTCTCCGGCACATCCGCTGATGGAGAGCCTTACAACGGCATGACCTCATGAAACACGTTCTTTCGATCCAGTCCCATGTCGCCTTCGGCTATGTCGGCAACCGCGCGGCCACTTTCCCGTTGCAGCGCCTCGGCCACGAAGTCACTGTCATCAACACTGTGCAGTTCTCCAACCATACCGGTTACGGAAAATGGACGGGCGACGTTTTTTCCGCAAAGCATATCGATGACCTGATCAACGGGCTTTCCGATCTCGGCGTGCTGGAGCAAATCGATGGCCTGCTCACCGGCTATCTCGGTGATCCCGAAGTCGGCAACGCGATCCTTGCGCTGCGTGATCGCCTGCCCGCTGGTGTGCGCTGGCTTTGCGATCCCGTCATGGGCGATGTCGGACGCGGCTTTTTCGTGCGTCCAGGCATACCGGAATTCTTCAAGGACAAGGCACTGCCTCGCGCTGATATCATCACGCCGAACCAGTTCGAACTCGAATATCTGACCGGGCGGCAGATTGCCTCGCTGGAAGACGCGCGTAACGCCTGCCGCGCCGCCCATGAGATGGGCCCGGACATCGTTCTTCTGACATCGCTTATTCATGAAAATACGCGCAACGAAGAAATCCAGATGCTCGCCTCCTCCAAATCCGGCGAACAATTCCTCGTCACCACGCCCCGCCTACCTTTGGATCCTGCACCGAATGGCGCGGGCGATTGCACCTCAGCCCTCTTCCTCGGCCACATTCTTGCAGGCGAAACGCTGGGCAACGCGCTCTCCAAAACCGCTTCCAGCATCTTCGCGCTATTTCAGGAAACGCTGGCCGTCGGACGCCGGGAACTACACATTATTGCTGCGCAGGATCATTTCGTGAAGCCTGCCCCTAAGGATGTGGTGAAGCTTTGACATTCTCGCGGTCGCTTTGCGCATCCCTGTTTTCGATGCATGTAGATCGACACTGACCATTGCGCCGACTAATCACCGCGCCAGCAAACCGCGCAGCTCAATTCTCTGGCAACTCAACAGAATTGAGCGAGAGAACCGCTCGGATAGCAATTCCGCCTGAAACTCAAGTGAACGAGTCAAAAAAGCGGGCGCTCACTGCGCCCGCTTTGACTTTTATTATTATCTCGCCGCAGAAAGACCGATGATGAGGCCGCTAACGGCGTTGATCAGCAGGAACTGGTTATCAACGCGTACCCAGCGCTCATTGCGGCGCGGTTCCTTGAGGTGATAGCGACGATACTCACGGCGGTCGACAAAGTGACGACGTTCGGCAGGCGTCAGTCGCTGTCCGCGCTTCCAGCTATGCTTCTTGATAATCACCTTCTTTGTGGTGACGGTTCTCTCGTGAACACCACGGCGATCATGCCCGTTATCGTAACGGCTCTGTGCCTGAGCCAATGGAGCGGCGAGAATGGTAGCGGCCAGAAAAACGGTGACGAACTTCTTCATGGGTGGGTTCCTTTCCTGTTTCGATGAGGTGATCCTATCCCTCGAAAAGTGAATGGAAACTGAACCATTAAATTACAAAACTGTAATGGTTATTGATGCTTACGAGTGGATGTTAAAGTTGACGTCTCGCTAAAATTACACTCGGCGGCTCTCCCTGTCAGACCCGCACTGGCTGGAATGACAGGGAAAAGCCTTACTCCTCTACTTCTTCAACTCAGCCGACTTGGCCCACAGATTAATATCGGCATCCTTGGCGTAGCGGTCGATCTGGGCAAGTTCTTCAGCCGTGAAGTCTGGCTTCTCAAGTGCCTTGACGCAATCTTCCACCTGTTCGGGGCGGCTTGCGCCGATGAGGGCGGAGGTGATGCGGCCGCCTCGCAGGACCCAGGCGATTGCCATTTGGGCCAAGGTCTGGCCGCGCTTTTCGGCGATGGAATTCAGGCCGCGAATGTTTTCGATATTGCGTTCGTTGAGGAAGGCCGGGTTGAGGGATTTGCCCTGGCTGGCGCGGCTCGCATCCGGCACGCCGCCCAGATACTTTGCCGTCAGCATGCCTTGCGCCAGCGGCGAGAAGACGATGGAGCCGATGCCGAGGTCTTCCAGCGTATCCACGAGACCGTCTTCCTCGATCCAGCGATTGATCATGGAATAGCTAGGCTGATGGATGATGCAGGGCGTGCCCAGATCCTTGAGGATAGCGGCGGCTTCCCGCGTGCGCTGCGAATTGTAGGAGGAGATGCCCACGTAAAGCGCCCTGCCGGAACGGACGATATGATCCAGCGCGCCGCAGGTTTCTTCCAAAGGCGTGTCCGGGTCGAAACGGTGGGAATAGAAGATATCCACATAATCCAGCCCCATGCGCTTCAGGCTCTGGTCGCAGGAGGAAATCAGATACTTGCGGCTGCCCCATTCGCCATAGGGACCGTGCCACATATTGTAGCCGGCCTTGGACGAAATGATCAGTTCGTCACGATAACCGGCGAAATCGGTACGGAGGATTTCGCCGAATGCCGTTTCGGCGCTGCCGGGCGGCGGGCCGTAATTGTTGGCGAGATCGAAATGGGTGATACCGAGATCGAACGCTTTGCGGCAAATATCCTGCTTGGTCTTGTGCGAAAAATCATTGCCGAAATTATGCCACAGGCCGAGCGAGAGGGCCGGTAGCTTCAGGCCTGTTCTGCCGCAGTGATTATACTTCATGGATTCGTAACGGTTTTCAGCCGGTTGCCAGGCCATGGATTTCCTCCCTCATGTGGAATTGAGACCTGCCGTGACAGCGGCAGATCGAAGATGGTGTAAAACGTAAAAAGATAAGCCTTCGCTTTCAACCTTGGGATTGCGACGTGTAAAGATCGAACACTCGGAATGCAGGCTTGCCGGAATTGGAATCGGGAGAAAAGACGATGCGGCGCGTCTCCCCCGCTGCCAGATCGAAGAGATTATCGGAATACCGGCCAGCGACATCAGCCTCGATCATGACGAAAAGTGCGAGGCCATCTGCCTGAACTTCGACCTCGAACCGGCCATCATCCAGCGTGTTCACCGAGTGATGCAAACCGGACGGCTGAAGGTCGAGCGCCTTATAAGTATCGCGAACGTGGTGCCCCTCACCCGTCATGCCGTTGGATGCGATGAAGTTCCAGGATAGCAGCGCACCTTGCGGAAGCTGGTCGAGATCGATGCCTGTCAGAACCGCTGCCGCATCCGGTCCACAGGTGCCACTCCCGGATTTCAGCGGAATACGCGTGCCGTCCATGGTCAGTGCGAAGATGTTCATGTCGATTTCGACATCTTCCATCGTGTCGTTGACCATGGAGAAGCTGACGGATTTTCCGTCGTTCGAAGGAACGGCTGAGACGGCCACTGGCTGGAAGAAGCGCCGTGCGGCGTAATGCAAGGCCTTCCAGCTGCCGCCATAATCCAGGCTGGACCATGATGCGACCGGCCAGGTATCGTTGAGCTGCCAATAAAGCGTGCCCATGCAATGGGGCTTGAGAGAACGCCAGTATTCCACCGCCGTCTTGATGGCGAGCGCCTGCTGCACCTGGCTGACGTAAACGAAATTGGCGAAATCCTTCGGGAAGCGGAAATAGCGGAACATGGTCCCGGCAATCCGCTCGTTTCCGCCGGCGTTTTTCTGGTGAAGCTCGATGACCGGCGAAGCGATATTCATGTCCTTCTCATCCGCATAAGTGCGGATGACAGGCATGGACGTGTAGGACTGGAAGCCGAACTCCGAGCAGAAGCGAGGTTTGACGCTGCGGTAATTATCGAAGGACTTGTTCTCGTGCCAGACCGACCAGTAATGCATGTCGCCGGAGCCATCAGCATGCCAGGCATCGCCGTAGTCCAGATAGCCAGAGGCCGGGCTCGATGGCCACCAGAGGGCAGTTGGTGCCGCCTTCTTCAGCGACTTTTCAATCGTGCGGTTCAGGCGGTCATAAGCCACGAGATAGCGGTCACGGTTGTTGCGTGATTCCTCGAACCAGTTCAGCGCGCCGACCAACTCGTTATCGCCGCACCAGAGCGCGATGGAGGGGTGGGAGGCGAGACGCTTCACCTGATAATCCACCTCGTGTTCCACGTTGTCTAGGAAGTCATCCGTGCAGGGGTAAAGGTTGCAGGCGAACATGAAATCCTGCCAGACCATGAGGCCAAGCCTGTCGCAGAGATCATAAAACCAGTCCGGCTCATAAAATCCGCCGCCCCAGACGCGGATCATGTTCATGTTTGCATCGACAGCGGAGGTCAGCAGATCCTCGGTCTTCTCGGGGCTTGAGAGAGAATGCAGCGCATCCTGCGGAATCCAGTTGGCACCACGGCAGAAGATTTCGCGACCGTTGATGCGGAAGGCAAAGCGGCTGCCCGCCTCATCCTTGTCAGTCAGCAATTCGACGGTGCGGAAACCGATCTGGCGGGTGAGTGTTTCATCAGGAAGTTCGACGGTCAGCGTGTACAGCGCTTGCTCGCCGCTGCCTGCAGGCCACCAGAGCCTGGGGTTCTCAACGAAGAAGACATGGCGGATGACAGTTTCTCCAGCGTTTACGCCGCAATCCAGCCGCAGCTTCTCATCGCCAAGCGAGAGATGCACAGGAACGCTGGCGGCCTGCGCGGCATGAAGCGCAATCTCCACATGAAGCTCCACACCGCCATCCATGTGGTGCTGCGTGGTCGTCACATGCTCGATGCGAGCAGTATCGAGGCGACGCAGCAAAATGTTCCCGTAAAGCCCCAGAGGCGCAATCGCGATATTCCAGTCCCAGCCGAAATGGCATTGCGGTTTGCGCAGCAGATTGCCGTTGGGAATGGGCGAATTGCCCGGATGATAAGGTACATAAAATGGCTGCGCCGCCTGCCGATCGGCGCCCGCCTCGATGCTGGAATGGAAATGGATGCGGATGATGTTCTCACCCGGCTGAAGTGCCGACGATACATCCGGCCTGTATCGACGGAAGCAGTTATCAGCCGAGAGCACGGGAACATCATTGAGAAACACGACGGCGACAGTATCGAGGTAATCGATATCCAGATACCAATCGGCATCGATATCATCCACAGTAAAGCTGCGTTCGATGACCCAGTCCCGGTGCGCCACCCACTGCACGTCCTCCTCATTCCGCCCGAAATAGGGGTCGGGAATGATGGACGCTTTACGCAGCGCCGTGTGCACATCCCCCGGAACTGCCATGACGGTGGCATGCTCGCCTTCGGCTGAGAAAAGTTTCCATTCACCGGAAAGATCGAGAACAGCGTCGGCAGCGTAAGATGATGTCATGTCCATGCCCTGTCGCGTTTACTGGCGCAACCTTGTCGAAGGTTGCGAATCTGTTGCTGCGGAGGAGCGACGGGAAACGGAATCCAGAGAAAAGCGAACCTTGCGCCTGGATTTATGAATCGTGAAATACTCCTCCGGGCGGAAACGTTATCGTAAAATCTTTTGGGCGTCACGCTGTAAAGCGCATTGGCTGGCGCCGCAATTTCAGCGACAAGTGTCTTTCCACCTCACTAGCTTCAAAATATTATTTTTCAATATTTTACTGAACTTTCTTCATCTTATCGTTGCCTAAATCAAATCTTCATCGGAGCAAAATTCGGGAACTTCGAAGCCGAAGCTGGCAAAATCTCGCCATTATGCTGTATCGTTGCAGCTTGGGAAGAAGATTGCTTGATTGGCTCGCGTTCTCGTATGCTTTGCAATGGAATAAAAGCAATCTACCATGAATTCTGTAAGCGCGTCGGCGCTGGACTTTGATGTGATTTCGTTGAGCAGCGTCTTAGCGAAACAACAACGTCCTTGAGCCATTATACATGCAGGCGCTTCTGGAGGGGTGTGGCGAATGAATGACAGCATGATACCTGAAAACGGCGAACACGCCCTTCCGGGAAATGAACGCCCCACCCTCAAGACCATCGCCTATATGACCGGCCTCGGCATTACCACCGTTTCCCGCGCGCTTAAAGATGCACCGGATATTGGGGCGGAGACGAAGCAGCGCGTTCGCAAAGTCGCCCAGCAGATCGGATATCAGCCCAACCGCGCTGGTGTGCGCCTGCGCACCGGCAAAACCAACGTCATTGCACTGGTGCTGAGCGTAGATGAAGAGTTGATGGGCTTTACCACGCAGATGGTGTTCGGCATTACCGAGGTTCTGGCCAACACGCCGTATCACCTCGTGATGACACCCCATACCCATGCCAAGGATCCGATGATCCCAATCCGTTATATCATCGATACGGGATCCGCCGATGGCGTCATCATTTCGAAAATAAGGCCGGACGACCCGCGTGTGCGTTTCATGACCGAACGAAACATGCCGTTTGCGACCCATGGACGAACCAATATGGGTATCGAGCATCCCTACCATGATTTCGACAACGAGACTTATACCTATGAAGCGGTGAAGCGGCTGGCGCAGTGCGGGCGCAAACGCATCGCGGTGCTGCTGCCCCCAAGCCAGTTCTCGTATCACGATGCCGCACGCCGGGGCTTCGAACGCGGCCTGAAGGATTTTGGGCTGAATGAAATCAAGATGACCAGCATCAGCAATGACACGCCGCTCGATGACGTCAAATATCAAAGCAGCGCATTGATGAGCGGCACGGACTGCCCCGATGGCCTTATCTCCATCAGCGGCAGTTCCACGATTGCTTTCGTCGCGGGCATCGAAGCAAGCGGCAAGAAAATCGGCAAGGACATCGACGTCGTCTCGAAACAATCCGCCGATTTCCTCAACTGGCTACGCCCGGAAATCCATACGATGAACGAGGATATCAAACTCGCAGGCCGAGAACTCGCCCGCGCAGTGCTGGCCCGCATCGACGGCAAGGCACCGGGCACCTTGCAGACTGTAAGCAAGCCGGTCTGGTCCAGCCACGCGCCGAAATTTTAAATCGAAAAGAAAAGGCCCGCTTTCGCGGGCCTCAATCTTTTACTTTCCGAAAGTGTCCAGACCACTGCCCCATGGGCCGTGGGGCTTGTCCACGCCGTCGGTGCGCTCGAAGCCGTGGGCGCCGAAGAAGTCGCGTTGGGCCTGGATGAGGTTTGCGGTGCCGCGGCCTCGGCGGTAGGCGTCGAAGTAGCCGAGTGCTGAGGCAAGTGCCGGGACCGGCAGGCCGGAGAGGACGGCGTGGGAGACGACGCGGCGCAGCGGTGCGTCGGTGTCCTGCACCATCTTCGAGAAGGCTGGCGTGACGATCAGGTTCGCCACATGCGGATCCTTGGTGAAAGCCGAAGTGATTTCATCGAGGAACTGCGAGCGGATGATGCAGCCAGCGCGCCAGATGCGGGCGATGGTCGGCATCGGCAGATCCCAGTCGAACTCCTTCGATGCAGCGGCCATGACGGCGAAGCCCTGCGCGTAGGCGCCGATCTTGGCGGCGAGCAGTGCGCTTTCCAGATCGTCAATGAAGGCTTTTTTGTCGGATGGCGCGGCCAATGCCTGCGGAACGCCGAAGATTTTCTCGGCTGCTTCGCGCTCATCCTTCTGGGAAGAAAGGATACGGGCAGCGACGGCGGCTTCGATGGCGGTCGCGGCGACGCCCATATTCTGGGCTTCGATGACCGACCACTTGCCGGTGCCCTTCTGGCCAGCCTTATCGAGGATCAGATCGACCATCGGCTTGCCGGTGATCGGGTCTGCGGCGCGCAGCACCTTCTCCGTGATTTCGATGAGGTAGGAGTTGAGGCGGCCCTTGTTCCACTCGCCGAATACATCGGCAATCTCGGCAGCGCTGAGGTTCAGGCCATCGCGCAGTATGCCGTAGATTTCGGCAATCATCTGCATGTCGGCATATTCGATGCCGTTGTGGATCGTCTTGACGAAGTGGCCCGCGCCATCATTGCCGAGCCATGCCACGCATGGATCGTCATTGTACTTGGCGGAAATGGAGGTCAGAACCTTCTCGACGCGCTTCCAGCTTTCTTCCGTGCCGCCGACCATGATGGACGGACCATGGCGCGCGCCTTCTTCACCGCCGGAAACACCCATGCCGATAAAGGTAAGGCCGCTATCCTTGAGGTTGTCGAAACGGCGGATCGTGTCGCGGAAATTGGCATTGCCCGCATCGATCATGATGTCGCCGTTTTCGAGATACGGCTTCAGGATCTCCATCTGCTGATCGACCGGTTCACCGGCCTTGATCATGATGATGATCGGGCGCGGCGGGCGGATGGCGGCAACGAATTCCTCGATGGTTTCGCAAGGGATGATCTGGCCCTGCAATTCGCCAGCGTCGGCGTAGAACTTCTTCGTTGCTTCCGGGGTACGGTTGAAAACGGCAATCTTGTTGCCTTTTTCCGCGATATTGAGCGCGAGGTTGGACCCCATAACGCCAAGACCGATCAAACCGATTTCTGCCTGTTCCACGGATTTGCCTCCATATTGCATTTGATGGCGCCTGTTTTGGCACTCTCGGTTTCAAACGGCAAGGCAAGAGGCTGCTGAATCGATTAAATTTTGATGACGCAGGTCAGCTTTGCGGAAAGCGCATGCACAGCCAGTTACTTGGCCGGCCTGTCATCACCATCTTCCAGCGCGCGCCATGCGGAACCATCCATGTCCTCGTACTGGCCGCTCTTTAGCGACCAGAGAAAGCCGAAAAGTCCGAGCCCACCGAGAAACAAAGCCACGGGAATGAGATAGGCAAGCATGTTCATGCGAAGCGGCCCTCATTGTTCAAAATGACATCCGATTTCGGACTCGCTTTGCGGCCAGCCGCCCTGCTTCCAAAACTATTGAGGCGCAGCGCGTTGGCAACGACGATGATGGATGAAGTCGACATCGCGATGGATGCAATCATGGGCGTTGCGAGGCCCGCAAGGGCAATCGGCACGGCGATGATGTTGTAGCCGATGGCGAGCGCAAAGTTCTGCCGGATCAGCCGCCCCGCCTGCCGCGATATATCTACCGCGAAAGCAACCGAACGCAGATCATCACGCAGGAACACGAAGTCCGCAGCCTGCCGTCCGATATCCGCCGCAGAGGCAGGAGCAATCGATACGTGAGCGGCAGATAATGCAGGCGCGTCATTGATGCCATCGCCAATCATCAAAACCTTCCGGCCCTCTGTCGCAAGCTCCTCACAGCGACCCGCCTTGTCCACAGGTGCCAAAGCGCCACGCCAGGCATCGACACCGAGCTTGAGCGCCAGCGCTTTCACCGCCGGGTCTCTATCGCCGGAGACGATCTCCGTGGTGAAGCCGTTACTTTCAAGAGTATTGATCGTCTGCGCGGCTCCGGGTCTGACAGTGTCTTCGAAATGGAAGCACGCAACCTCCACTCCGTTCAGCGAGAGCACCACTTCCGAAGCGGAATGCGCAGCATCGTCGGTAACTGTGGCAAGGCAGGCGAACTGCCTGTTTCCCAGCCGATAAATCCCAGCCTCGGCCTGAGCCTCGATACCCGAACCGGGTATTTCCTTCACCTCATCAAAAAATGGCACCGCGCCACCAACCGAGGCATAAAGGGCCTGCGAGAGCGGGTGTCGGGAATTGGCGGCGAGCCCGGCTGCGATCCGCATTGCCTCGTCGGAGATATCAGCACCGTTCATCAGACGTGGCTGCCCCAGCGTCAGCGTGCCGGTCTTGTCGAAAAGCACGGTATCGGCTTCGGCAAGACGTTCCATTGCGGAACCTTCCTTCACCATGATGCCGTTTTTGAACAGGCGCCCCGCCGCGACCACCTGCACGACGGGAACCGCAAGGCCGAGAGCGCAGGGGCAGGTGATGATGAGAACGGCGATAGCGACCAGCATGGCATGCTTCCAGTCTCCACCGAAGATGCCCCAGGCAAAGAAGGATATCAGCGCCAGAAGATGGACGACCGGCGAGTAATATTGCGCGGCGCGATCTGCCAGACGACGATACCGCGCCCTGCCCCCTTCCGCGGCTTCCATCAGGCCGATGATTTCCGACAGGAAGGAATCCCGCGCAAGCGCCGTCGCCTGTATCGTCAGTGGCCCGGTGAGGTTCAGCGTACCCGCCTGCACCGCATCGCC
This window contains:
- the gndA gene encoding NADP-dependent phosphogluconate dehydrogenase → MEQAEIGLIGLGVMGSNLALNIAEKGNKIAVFNRTPEATKKFYADAGELQGQIIPCETIEEFVAAIRPPRPIIIMIKAGEPVDQQMEILKPYLENGDIMIDAGNANFRDTIRRFDNLKDSGLTFIGMGVSGGEEGARHGPSIMVGGTEESWKRVEKVLTSISAKYNDDPCVAWLGNDGAGHFVKTIHNGIEYADMQMIAEIYGILRDGLNLSAAEIADVFGEWNKGRLNSYLIEITEKVLRAADPITGKPMVDLILDKAGQKGTGKWSVIEAQNMGVAATAIEAAVAARILSSQKDEREAAEKIFGVPQALAAPSDKKAFIDDLESALLAAKIGAYAQGFAVMAAASKEFDWDLPMPTIARIWRAGCIIRSQFLDEITSAFTKDPHVANLIVTPAFSKMVQDTDAPLRRVVSHAVLSGLPVPALASALGYFDAYRRGRGTANLIQAQRDFFGAHGFERTDGVDKPHGPWGSGLDTFGK
- a CDS encoding beta-mannosidase, with the translated sequence MDMTSSYAADAVLDLSGEWKLFSAEGEHATVMAVPGDVHTALRKASIIPDPYFGRNEEDVQWVAHRDWVIERSFTVDDIDADWYLDIDYLDTVAVVFLNDVPVLSADNCFRRYRPDVSSALQPGENIIRIHFHSSIEAGADRQAAQPFYVPYHPGNSPIPNGNLLRKPQCHFGWDWNIAIAPLGLYGNILLRRLDTARIEHVTTTQHHMDGGVELHVEIALHAAQAASVPVHLSLGDEKLRLDCGVNAGETVIRHVFFVENPRLWWPAGSGEQALYTLTVELPDETLTRQIGFRTVELLTDKDEAGSRFAFRINGREIFCRGANWIPQDALHSLSSPEKTEDLLTSAVDANMNMIRVWGGGFYEPDWFYDLCDRLGLMVWQDFMFACNLYPCTDDFLDNVEHEVDYQVKRLASHPSIALWCGDNELVGALNWFEESRNNRDRYLVAYDRLNRTIEKSLKKAAPTALWWPSSPASGYLDYGDAWHADGSGDMHYWSVWHENKSFDNYRSVKPRFCSEFGFQSYTSMPVIRTYADEKDMNIASPVIELHQKNAGGNERIAGTMFRYFRFPKDFANFVYVSQVQQALAIKTAVEYWRSLKPHCMGTLYWQLNDTWPVASWSSLDYGGSWKALHYAARRFFQPVAVSAVPSNDGKSVSFSMVNDTMEDVEIDMNIFALTMDGTRIPLKSGSGTCGPDAAAVLTGIDLDQLPQGALLSWNFIASNGMTGEGHHVRDTYKALDLQPSGLHHSVNTLDDGRFEVEVQADGLALFVMIEADVAGRYSDNLFDLAAGETRRIVFSPDSNSGKPAFRVFDLYTSQSQG
- a CDS encoding LacI family transcriptional regulator, which produces MNDSMIPENGEHALPGNERPTLKTIAYMTGLGITTVSRALKDAPDIGAETKQRVRKVAQQIGYQPNRAGVRLRTGKTNVIALVLSVDEELMGFTTQMVFGITEVLANTPYHLVMTPHTHAKDPMIPIRYIIDTGSADGVIISKIRPDDPRVRFMTERNMPFATHGRTNMGIEHPYHDFDNETYTYEAVKRLAQCGRKRIAVLLPPSQFSYHDAARRGFERGLKDFGLNEIKMTSISNDTPLDDVKYQSSALMSGTDCPDGLISISGSSTIAFVAGIEASGKKIGKDIDVVSKQSADFLNWLRPEIHTMNEDIKLAGRELARAVLARIDGKAPGTLQTVSKPVWSSHAPKF
- the ccoS gene encoding cbb3-type cytochrome oxidase assembly protein CcoS encodes the protein MNMLAYLIPVALFLGGLGLFGFLWSLKSGQYEDMDGSAWRALEDGDDRPAK